The Dehalococcoidia bacterium genome has a segment encoding these proteins:
- a CDS encoding glutaredoxin family protein: MVKAWLSQQGVVYAVRDLNTDAAARAEFLRRGFRLPPVVVVNGAAVEGYQPQQLEALLEQAGAFADE, encoded by the coding sequence GTGGTGAAAGCGTGGCTTTCACAGCAGGGCGTCGTCTATGCCGTGCGCGATCTGAACACGGATGCGGCCGCGCGCGCGGAGTTTCTGCGGCGCGGATTTCGGTTGCCGCCCGTGGTGGTCGTCAATGGCGCGGCGGTCGAAGGTTACCAGCCGCAGCAGCTCGAGGCGCTGCTGGAGCAGGCCGGCGCCTTTGCCGACGAGTGA